Genomic DNA from Bosea sp. (in: a-proteobacteria):
ACAGCGGCTCCAGCCCGGCCGCGCCCGCCGGAGGCTCGACGCTTGGCAACATGCTGCGCTTCGGTTCGGCCACGGCGCCCGCCCCGGTCTATGTCGAGGATATCGACCCCGATGAACTGGTCTGCCCGCCCGTGTCGATCGTGCCCGGCGGCGCGGCGGTCCGGATAGGCGGCGGCTCGAGCGAAAGCGTCCGCTCCCAGATCACCATCACCGATGTGGCGCGCGAATGCGCCCGTGCGCCGGGCGGCGGCGTGACAATGCGGGTCGGCGCCGAAGGCCGCGTCCTCGTCGGGCCTGCCGGCTCTGCCGGCACGCTGGGCTCAAACCTGCGCATCGAGGTGCGCCGTGGCGATCAGGTGGTGCTGGCGCGCAATGTGCGCGTCGGCGCCACCGTGCCGAGCGGCCAGGCCCAGGCTGGCTGGACCCACATCGAGCCCAACATCGTGATCCCGGCCGCGACCCTTCAGGCCAGCGGCGACACGGATGTGTTCATCTCGCTCGGCGGCGCCGCCACCTCGGCGCGCCGTCGCTGACCAGGGCGGCGCGCTCAACCCAGCGCGCCGCCCTGTTCCGCCAGGTCGAAATAGATGTCCCGCAGCCGGCGGGCCACGGGGCCGGGCTGCCCCCCGCCTACGGCCTGACCGTCGATCTCCGTCACCGGCATCACCAGCGCCGTCGCAGCCGAGATGAACACCTCGTCCGCCGCCATCGCCTCATCGAGCGTGAAGGCGCGCTCCTCGAAGGTGAAGCCCGTCTCGCCGAGATAGCTCAGCACCGCCTTGCGCGTGATGCCGGACAGAACCGCCTGTGAGAGCGGCCGCGAGATCAGCGTGCGGTCCTTGACGATCCACACCGTGGAGGATCCGCCCTCGGTGATGACGCCATCCTCGATCATCAGCGCCTCGTCGCAGCCCTGCTCGGCGGCGGCCTGCTTGGCCAGCACCTGGGCCAGCAGACCCACGCTCTTGATGTCGCGGCGCTTCCAGCGCAGATCCGGCACCGAGACCATGGTGTAGCCGCGCCCGACCTCGCGGTTCATGGCGCGGGCCTGGGTGAACATCACCAGGCTGGGCTTCGCCTTGGCCGGGAAGGGAAAGCTGCGATCCGCCGCCCCGCGCGTGACCTGAAGGTAGACGCCGCCCGATGTCAGGTTGTTGCGGCTCATCAGCTCGTGGTGGATGCCGACAAGCTCGCCCCGGCTCCATGGCAGCTCCAGCCTGATCTCGGCGCAGGAGCGCTCAAGCCGCGCCAGATGCGCGTCGACGTCGATCAGCCGCCCGTTGATCACCGCCGAGACCTCGTAGATGCCGTCCGCGAACAGGAAGCCCCGGTCGAACACGGAAACCCTGGCCTGCTCTTCGGGCACATAGGAGCCGTTGACATATACGATGCGCGACATGGACGTCCTGTGAGGCTGTGGCGGCGCGGCCCGGCCGGCTGCCTGTGATCGCCATCATGGCGAGATCGGGGGGGTCAGATCAAGCGCATCGCTCCGCAACAAGGACATGGCGGGTCGCGTCGGCGGCAAGGCGTCTCAGCTTGGCGGCTTTCCCTTGACTGCGGCCGCGATGAGCTTGCGCGTGTAGCTGTCCTGCGGGGCGTCGAAGATGGCGTCGGTGTGGCCGGCCTCCACCACGCGTCCGTCCTTCATCACCATGACATGGTCGCTCATGGCGCGGACCACGGTGAGGTCATGGCTGATGAACAGATAGGACAGCCCGTGATTCTGCTGGAACTGCTTGAGCAGCAGCACGATCGCCTTCTGGACGGTGCGGTCCAGCGCCGAGGTGGGCTCGTCGAGGATGACGACATGCGGCTTGAGAATCATGGCACGGGCGATGGCGATGCGCTGGCGCTGCCCGCCCGAGAATTCGTGCGGATAGCGGTTGCGCAAGGCGGGATCGAGCTGCACCTCGTCGAGCGCCTGGGCGGCGCGCGCGTCGCGGTCGCGCCGGCTCAGGGCCGGTTCGTGCACGAGCAGGCCCTCGGTGATGATGTCGCCCACCGTCATGCGCGGGCTGAGCGAGCCGAACGGGTCCTGGAACACCACCTGCAACTGCTTGCGCAGGGGCCGCATCTCCTCGCGGCTGAGCGGCAGCAGCGCCCGATCCTCGAAGCGGATCGATCCCGCTGCCGGCGCGAGCTTGAGGATGGCCTTTCCCAGGGTGGATTTGCCGGAGCCCGATTCGCCCACGATGCCGATGGTCTGCCCGCGCCTGAGCGTCAGGCTCACCCCGTCCACCGCGCGCACATCGGAGGAGTCGCGTCCGAAGAAGCCGCGCCTCATGCGATAGGTGACGCGCACGTCGCTCGCCTCCACCACGATCGGGGCGCTCTCCGGCGGCGGGGCCTTGCGGCCCTCGGGCTCGGCGGCCAGCAGCATCTGCGTGTAAGGGTGCTGCGGCGCGGCGAACAGCGCGGCCGCCTCGCCATGCTCGACGATCTCGCCCGTGCGCATCACATAGACGCGGTCAGCATAGGCGCGCACGATGCCCAGGTCATGGGTGATGAGCACCACCGCCATGCCAAGCCGCTGGCGCAATTCGGCAATCAGGGCCAGGATCTCCGCCTCGATCGTCACGTCCAGCGCCGTGGTGGGTTCGTCGGCGATCAGGATGTCGGGATTGTTGGCCAGCGCCATCGCGATCATCACGCGCTGGCGCTGCCCGCCCGACAACTCGTGAGGATAGGAATCGAGCCGGCTCTCCGGCTGCGGGATCTTCACGAGCTTGAGCAATTCCAGCGCCCTGGCCCGCGCCGCCTGCCGGGAAAGCCCCTGGTGCTGGCGCAAGGTGGCGCCGATCTGCGCCCCGATCTTGTAGAGCGGATCGAGCGAGGTCATCGGCTCCTGGAAGATCATGGCCAGCTTGGCGCCGCGCAGCTTGTTCAGCTCCGCACCGGGCAGCCCGATGATCTCCTGGCCGCGATAGCGGATCGAGCCCGTGACCTCGCCATTCTGGGCGAGCAGGCCCATGGCGGCGAGGATGCTCTGGCTCTTGCCCGAGCCCGATTCCCCCACGATGGCCACGAACTCGCCGGGGCGGACGTCGAGGCTCGAACCCTTCACCGCCTCGACCATGCCGTCATTGGTGCGGAAGCGGATCGCGACGTTTCGGAAGCTGAGGATCGGCTCCATCACCGGTCCTTCGGATCGAGCGCGTCGCGCAGCCCGTCGCCCAGGAAGTTCAGCGCGAACAGCGTGCTGACAAGAAACACGGCCGGGAAGATCAGGAGCCACAGCGCATTCTGGATGTTGCGCGCGCCATCAGCGATCAGAACGCCCCAACTCGTCATCGGCTCCTGCACGCCAAGGCCGAGGAATGACAGGAAGCTTTCGAGCAGGATGACCTTCGGCACCAGAAGCGTCATGTAGACCACCACCGGCCCGAGGGTGTTGGGGATGATGTGCCGCTTGAGGATGCCGCTGGAGCGCACGCCCAGCGCCTCGGCCGCCTGCACGAACTCCATGCGCTTGATGGAGAGCGTCTGCCCGCGCACGATCCGCGCCATGTCCAGCCACTCGATGGCGCCGACCGCGAGGAACATCAAGATGAAGTTCCGCCCGAAGAACACCACCAGCATGATGACGAAGAAGATGAAGGGCAGGGCATAGAGAATGTCCACGATGCGCATCATCACCGTGTCAACCCGCCCCCCGAGATAGCCCGCAGTGGCGCCATAGGCGACGCCGATGAGCAGCGCCACGCCCGTTGCGAGCAGCCCGATCGCCAGCGAAACGCGGCCGGCGACGAGGGTGCGTGTGAACAGGTCGCGCCCGTTGCCGTCCGTTCCGAACAGGAATGTCCGCCAGCGGATAGGCGCCTCCACCACCAGCCTGCGGCCTTCCTCGGCCCGTTCCACCACAGCCGCGCCCTGGAACAGGTCTGAGCGGCCGAAGAAGGCGAGGTTGCGCTCGTCGATCGGCCTCATGCTGGTCAGAACCACGCGCACGGAAGCGCCCACGATCTGCTGGCTCTCGATCTGCGCGCGGATGCGCGCGGCGATGCGCTCCACCGCCGGCGCCACCTGATCGGGTTTGGGGTAGGCCGTGAGGCTGGCCGGCACGCGGACATAGTCGGTGTAGACGCGCTCATACTGGTGCGGCGAGAGCATGGGCCCGATGATGGCCAGCAGCGTCATGAAGATCAGGAAGAACAGGCTCGCAACCGCCGCCTTGTTGCGGAACAGGCGGATGC
This window encodes:
- a CDS encoding ABC transporter ATP-binding protein; translation: MEPILSFRNVAIRFRTNDGMVEAVKGSSLDVRPGEFVAIVGESGSGKSQSILAAMGLLAQNGEVTGSIRYRGQEIIGLPGAELNKLRGAKLAMIFQEPMTSLDPLYKIGAQIGATLRQHQGLSRQAARARALELLKLVKIPQPESRLDSYPHELSGGQRQRVMIAMALANNPDILIADEPTTALDVTIEAEILALIAELRQRLGMAVVLITHDLGIVRAYADRVYVMRTGEIVEHGEAAALFAAPQHPYTQMLLAAEPEGRKAPPPESAPIVVEASDVRVTYRMRRGFFGRDSSDVRAVDGVSLTLRRGQTIGIVGESGSGKSTLGKAILKLAPAAGSIRFEDRALLPLSREEMRPLRKQLQVVFQDPFGSLSPRMTVGDIITEGLLVHEPALSRRDRDARAAQALDEVQLDPALRNRYPHEFSGGQRQRIAIARAMILKPHVVILDEPTSALDRTVQKAIVLLLKQFQQNHGLSYLFISHDLTVVRAMSDHVMVMKDGRVVEAGHTDAIFDAPQDSYTRKLIAAAVKGKPPS
- a CDS encoding D-amino-acid transaminase, translating into MSRIVYVNGSYVPEEQARVSVFDRGFLFADGIYEVSAVINGRLIDVDAHLARLERSCAEIRLELPWSRGELVGIHHELMSRNNLTSGGVYLQVTRGAADRSFPFPAKAKPSLVMFTQARAMNREVGRGYTMVSVPDLRWKRRDIKSVGLLAQVLAKQAAAEQGCDEALMIEDGVITEGGSSTVWIVKDRTLISRPLSQAVLSGITRKAVLSYLGETGFTFEERAFTLDEAMAADEVFISAATALVMPVTEIDGQAVGGGQPGPVARRLRDIYFDLAEQGGALG
- a CDS encoding ABC transporter permease subunit is translated as MSAPGSGAAAAAGQPPPIGRSLWTDARIRLFRNKAAVASLFFLIFMTLLAIIGPMLSPHQYERVYTDYVRVPASLTAYPKPDQVAPAVERIAARIRAQIESQQIVGASVRVVLTSMRPIDERNLAFFGRSDLFQGAAVVERAEEGRRLVVEAPIRWRTFLFGTDGNGRDLFTRTLVAGRVSLAIGLLATGVALLIGVAYGATAGYLGGRVDTVMMRIVDILYALPFIFFVIMLVVFFGRNFILMFLAVGAIEWLDMARIVRGQTLSIKRMEFVQAAEALGVRSSGILKRHIIPNTLGPVVVYMTLLVPKVILLESFLSFLGLGVQEPMTSWGVLIADGARNIQNALWLLIFPAVFLVSTLFALNFLGDGLRDALDPKDR